From the genome of Prionailurus bengalensis isolate Pbe53 chromosome D1, Fcat_Pben_1.1_paternal_pri, whole genome shotgun sequence:
AAAATAGCAGACTTGGGATGCGTGCACCACAGCTTTGTGTTAATTAGTGAAATTAACAGAGTAAAAtagtattcagtgcatagacatatCCTCTCCACAAACTCTGTAAATAACTAACTCTGTGTGCTGTGGGGGTAACAGGTATCAAGGGCTCTCATGTAGCAAGAGATCTAGAAAGGCAGCACATTCTAAATTATTACTACAAGAATTTGCAAGTGAAAATATAGATCATGGGGTTCTGTTTGGATAATAGCATTCACATGGCTAAGTAGATTGACACCACTATACATTTATAATCTCCAGTTTTAGCCAAACTTTAATTGctcctttacatttattttatttgtccttGTATGGTAGGCAGAACAATGGTCcctcaaagatgtccatgtcctaatccctagGACCTATAAATATGTTACCTCACATAGGAAAAAGGACTTTGTATACAGAATTAAAATAAGTATCttcagatggggggggggtgatcctggattttttttaatacagtaacAGGAAATCAGAAGATAGGTAGAGAATGaacttgaaatatttattcttgtgGTTTTCTCACTTCCATACATCTAAGCCCACAGCTCCTGTCTGGTGGCTTTCAGACAGCTACCCTTTCCAAGTTCTAATTGTCCTTCAGGCCCAGGGTTGGTACCAGCTTCTTTCTTACTCTTCCTAGCCCTGGGATGTCACTATCTCTTGTTAGCTTTCAAAACCCTGTCTTTACCTTTATCTTATAGATAAAATATTCATGTCCCTTATTAGGGGTGTGAGCAGAGTGTGAGAAGGACAGCAGAACTCATATATTCTGCTTCATTGTACCCATGCTCTTCACTACCCACTTCAAACACACATACAGACTCATGTGCAGGCACATATATACTTAGCACCTAGCTCATAGTAAGTGATTAAgtaatgtttgttaatttattgATTATTTGATGATGCAGAGAGATTCAAAAGATAAAAGAGATGGAGTAGGATCTGGGATAGATTGCTGGTAAcataaaacatgattttaaaaaagacagatttTACAGGTTCCAGAGtttataaaatgtgaatgttTCTTGCAGGGTTTCCTAATTCTTAgatgccaaaaaaaaacaaaacaaaacaagaatggaGCAGACCCTCATTGTATTGCTCCATGAATTATTgtccttcctcttctataaagGAAGTGCTAGATGAAGGATGGAGGGTGGGTACACAACAAGCCCCCAGGATCTTACAATATTCCAGTTTTGCTAAGGGAACTACTCAGCAAGTCTTATAAGTAGGGAGCCAAGAGGGTCTCACTGTCAGTGGAAGATTTCAAGCCTGCATGAGAAATTCCTTGTGGCTACTTTTCTCAGAGCTCCCTTCACGTCCTTGTTTCTCAAGCTATAGATGAGGGGATTAAGCATAGGTGTCACCACTCCATAAAACACAGACACCagtttttcctgttctttggaAGACTTTGGAGTCATGTAAGTGACAATTGCTGACCCATAAAAAAGGATGACCACCATGAGGTGGGAGCCACAGGTAGAGAATGCCTTGAGCCTCCCCACAGCTGACTTCATCCTGACCACAGTCACTATGATGTGACTATAGGATACCAGAATTAGGGAAACAGGTATGAGGAGAATCACAACACCCATGAGGAAAATGACCATCTCTGAAGTATGAGTGTCTGTGGATGCCAGGATCAACAGTGCAGGGGCCtcacaaaagaaatgagcaataCTATTGCTGCCTTGGTAGGGTAAACTTAGTGTAAAAGTGGTATCTACCACAGACACCAGAATGCCACTGGTCCATGATCCTGCAGCCAGCTGGGCACACACCCTCCAAGTCATGATGCTAGGGTAATGCAAAGGGTTGCAGATGGCCACGTACCGATCATAGGACATCACTGCCAGAAAGGCACACTGGGTGCACCCAAAAATGAGGAAGAATAGAAGCTGAGTTGCACAACGTGT
Proteins encoded in this window:
- the LOC122482664 gene encoding olfactory receptor 2D2, producing the protein MRETNQTQVTEFLLLGLSDDPHTQKLLFILFLGVYLITVLANLLLTYLVQVDSRLHTPMYFFLCNLSLADFCFSTNIVPQALAHLLSQKKVISFTRCATQLLFFLIFGCTQCAFLAVMSYDRYVAICNPLHYPSIMTWRVCAQLAAGSWTSGILVSVVDTTFTLSLPYQGSNSIAHFFCEAPALLILASTDTHTSEMVIFLMGVVILLIPVSLILVSYSHIIVTVVRMKSAVGRLKAFSTCGSHLMVVILFYGSAIVTYMTPKSSKEQEKLVSVFYGVVTPMLNPLIYSLRNKDVKGALRKVATRNFSCRLEIFH